In Sceloporus undulatus isolate JIND9_A2432 ecotype Alabama chromosome 7, SceUnd_v1.1, whole genome shotgun sequence, one DNA window encodes the following:
- the NCBP2 gene encoding nuclear cap-binding protein subunit 2: protein MSSLLSATLKGLNSDSDCEISEYRDQHFRGNLDLQEKALKASCTLYVGNLSFYTTEEQIHELFSKCGDVKRIIMGLDKVKKTPCGFCFVEYYTRAEAEHAMRYINGTRLDDRIIRTDWDAGFKEGRQYGRGRTGGQVRDEYRKDYDAGRGGFGKIVQMEKKNQEAAIY, encoded by the exons ATGTCGAGCCTCCTGAGCGCGACGCTGAAAGGCCTCAACAGCGACTCTGATTGCGAAATCAGCGAATACAGGGACCAGCACTTCAGG GGGAACCTTGACCTGCAAGAGAAAGCCCTGAAGGCCTCCTGCACGCTTTACGTGGGCAACCTGTCCTTCTACACGACGGAGGAGCAGATCCACGAGCTCTTTTCCAAGTGCGGGGATGTCAAGCGCATCATCATGGGGCTGGACAAAGTGAAGAAGACCCCGTGCGGCTTCTGCTTCGTGGA atACTACACAAGAGCAGAAGCTGAGCACGCCATGCGCTACATCAATGGAACCCGGCTGGACGACCGCATCATCCGGACAGATTGGGACGCGGGGTTCAAGGAAGGGCGGCAGTATGGCCGCGGCAGAACGGGGGGGCAG GTACGCGATGAATACCGGAAAGACTACGATGCGGGAAGAGGAGGCTTTGGCAAGATAGTTCAGATGGAGAAGAAGAACCAGGAGGCAGCCATCTATTAA